A stretch of Crossiella cryophila DNA encodes these proteins:
- a CDS encoding cobalamin-independent methionine synthase II family protein yields MTIPTETIGSIPRPVYLQDGLAAFAAGTIDQAGLDVLVDRALTETVERLAKTGSPVLTDGEQGKPSFATYPLRGELALAADGAVIPFADGHTRQLPRLTAGPFRYGEFAVSYLHKAKALTDLPVKQPVIAPSALSLLYPADGIADYPRETFLADLADEAERDIRQCLDAGAASVQLDFTEGRLSLKLDPSGGVLDDFIALNNTVLDRFSAAERARIGVHTCPGGDQDSVHSLDVDYAGLLPKLFTLHVGSFYLQLASEPDPDRVLRIVAEQVQPGQRVFVGVTDPIDPAVETPELVRDRVLAAARHLPVDQLGTCDDCGFSPFADDTSTSRETAFAKIEARVRGTQLASEELGL; encoded by the coding sequence ATGACCATTCCCACCGAGACGATCGGCAGCATTCCGCGGCCGGTCTACCTGCAGGACGGACTGGCCGCGTTCGCGGCGGGGACGATTGACCAGGCCGGGCTTGACGTTCTGGTGGATCGGGCGTTGACCGAGACCGTGGAACGACTGGCGAAGACCGGTTCGCCGGTTCTCACCGACGGCGAGCAGGGCAAGCCGAGTTTCGCCACCTACCCGTTGCGGGGCGAGCTGGCGCTGGCCGCGGACGGGGCGGTGATCCCGTTCGCGGACGGGCACACCCGCCAGTTACCCCGGTTGACGGCCGGGCCGTTCAGGTACGGCGAGTTCGCGGTGTCCTACCTGCACAAGGCCAAGGCGCTGACCGATCTGCCGGTGAAGCAGCCGGTGATCGCGCCCTCGGCGCTGAGCCTGCTCTACCCGGCGGACGGGATCGCCGACTATCCACGGGAGACCTTCCTGGCTGATCTGGCCGATGAGGCGGAACGGGACATCCGGCAATGCCTGGACGCGGGCGCGGCCTCGGTGCAGCTGGACTTCACCGAGGGCCGGTTGTCGCTCAAACTGGATCCCTCCGGTGGGGTGCTGGATGACTTCATCGCGTTGAACAACACCGTGCTGGACCGCTTCTCCGCGGCCGAGCGGGCCCGGATCGGGGTGCACACCTGTCCCGGTGGCGACCAGGATTCGGTGCACAGCCTGGACGTGGACTACGCCGGGCTGTTGCCGAAGCTGTTCACACTGCACGTGGGCTCGTTCTACCTGCAGCTGGCCAGTGAGCCGGATCCGGATCGGGTGCTGCGGATCGTGGCCGAGCAGGTCCAGCCGGGGCAACGGGTCTTCGTCGGCGTGACCGATCCGATCGACCCGGCGGTGGAGACCCCCGAGCTGGTGCGGGACCGCGTGCTGGCGGCGGCCCGGCACCTCCCGGTGGACCAGCTGGGCACCTGTGACGACTGTGGGTTCTCCCCGTTCGCCGATGACACCTCGACCTCGCGGGAGACCGCCTTCGCCAAGATCGAGGCCAGGGTGCGCGGCACTCAGCTGGCATCGGAAGAGCTTGGCCTGTAA
- a CDS encoding NAD(P)-binding protein — MGAGRLTSRLVVDGITDGPAPGFTDAGESYDLVVAGAGIAGLAAAYFWLRDVQPDARILLLDPAAQFGGHATRHEYTVDGHRLLATGGSQAITRPSTYPASARDLLRELGINTDRFHQDCDPGHYRGQGAGGHGVFFHREHWEHDHLAVLPPGTKWTDALAAAPMPPEARRQLGEILDRCPDWLSGRDRAAKLAALRVRTCAQVLTDFADLHPAVHRFLLRSTAVDSGLNFDQHPALDAALIGFPGLSGLRIGYEGDPWPGLSKTGRQFWYSEEAPVYRFPDGNATIARALARALIPTLAPPGTVDDLLSATLDESQLDSPQQNVRIRLRGKVVEVRNTGSAVSVTYTAGGGRHRVTAGAVILASWTAGLPAIVPELSTAQRSAAAATGRYPLAYANLALRNWKPWQRLGINRLTLPSGHWQRGALEFPVHIGDHHPSPGPEHPVPANFFGCFTRPGVPPAVGAAQGRHWLINHGPAELETSLLDTLTRVLGPAGFDPDRDIAALTVNTWPHGYARYLTLPHDADRWPDGPLPGDLLAKGVGRIRIAGVDVANHPYLDGAVDTAHTAVRELARVAGPGTR; from the coding sequence GTGGGCGCCGGGCGGCTGACCTCACGACTGGTGGTCGACGGGATCACCGACGGCCCCGCGCCCGGGTTCACCGACGCCGGGGAGAGCTACGACCTGGTGGTGGCCGGGGCCGGGATCGCCGGACTGGCGGCCGCCTACTTCTGGCTGCGTGATGTCCAGCCGGACGCCCGGATCCTGTTGCTGGACCCGGCTGCCCAGTTCGGCGGGCACGCCACCCGGCACGAGTACACAGTGGACGGTCACCGGCTGCTCGCCACCGGCGGTTCGCAGGCGATCACCCGGCCCAGCACCTACCCGGCCAGTGCCAGGGACCTGTTGCGGGAGCTGGGCATCAACACCGACCGCTTCCACCAGGACTGCGATCCCGGGCACTACCGCGGGCAGGGCGCGGGCGGGCACGGCGTGTTCTTCCACCGCGAGCACTGGGAGCACGACCACCTCGCGGTGCTGCCGCCCGGTACGAAGTGGACGGACGCCCTGGCCGCCGCGCCCATGCCGCCGGAGGCCCGCCGCCAGCTCGGCGAGATCCTGGACCGCTGCCCGGACTGGCTCAGCGGCCGGGACCGCGCGGCCAAACTCGCCGCCCTGCGCGTGCGCACCTGCGCCCAGGTGCTCACCGACTTCGCCGACCTGCACCCGGCCGTGCACCGATTCCTGTTACGTTCCACCGCGGTCGACTCCGGCCTGAACTTCGACCAGCACCCGGCCCTGGACGCCGCGTTGATCGGCTTCCCCGGCCTGTCCGGCCTGCGCATCGGCTACGAGGGCGATCCATGGCCTGGATTGAGCAAGACCGGCAGGCAGTTCTGGTACAGCGAGGAAGCCCCGGTCTACCGTTTCCCGGACGGCAACGCCACCATCGCCCGCGCCCTGGCCCGCGCGCTGATCCCCACGCTGGCCCCACCCGGCACCGTCGACGACCTGCTCTCGGCCACCCTGGATGAGTCCCAATTGGACAGTCCACAGCAGAACGTCCGGATCCGCCTGCGCGGCAAGGTGGTCGAGGTCCGCAACACCGGATCGGCGGTCTCGGTGACGTACACCGCCGGTGGCGGCCGGCACCGGGTCACCGCCGGGGCCGTGATCCTGGCCTCCTGGACCGCCGGACTGCCCGCCATCGTCCCGGAACTCTCCACCGCGCAACGCTCCGCCGCGGCCGCCACCGGCCGCTACCCGCTGGCCTATGCCAACCTGGCCCTGCGGAACTGGAAACCCTGGCAGCGCCTGGGCATCAACCGCCTCACCCTGCCCTCGGGCCACTGGCAGCGCGGTGCACTGGAGTTCCCGGTCCACATCGGCGACCACCACCCCAGCCCCGGTCCGGAGCACCCGGTGCCGGCCAACTTCTTCGGCTGCTTTACCCGACCCGGTGTGCCCCCGGCGGTCGGCGCGGCCCAGGGCCGCCACTGGCTGATCAACCACGGCCCGGCCGAACTGGAGACCAGCCTGCTCGACACCCTGACCCGCGTTCTCGGCCCCGCCGGGTTCGACCCGGATCGCGATATCGCCGCCCTGACCGTCAACACCTGGCCACACGGGTACGCCCGCTACCTGACGCTGCCGCATGACGCCGACCGCTGGCCGGACGGCCCGCTCCCCGGCGACCTGCTGGCCAAGGGCGTCGGCCGGATCCGGATCGCGGGCGTGGACGTGGCCAACCACCCCTACCTGGACGGCGCCGTGGACACCGCGCACACCGCGGTGCGCGAGCTGGCCAGGGTGGCCGGGCCGGGGACGCGATGA
- a CDS encoding aminotransferase family protein: MSEASSEVAEVPVPSIPADPVWNPMSDYSFMAEHGVRIVSGSGVRVRDDQGNEYLSGTAGLWNVTCGFGHPDILDAITSQLRKLSYGTLFLFSHEPATTLARRLLSIAPPGLTRVHFTTGGASAVETAMKVVRRYFRLTGEPERRLIVSLDRYSWHGTLYGSMSVTGEDIEQRAYGADLSGVRKIPTPRIADDPPGATALTAFAQLVDAERGRIAAVILEPVLASGGVIPLPPEFVAGVSELCRDNGILLIADEVATGFGRTGRMFGGEHYDLRPDVVVLSKGINSGYLPLGAALFTEAIFDAFRRAGLPLLHGETQGGNPAACAAAIATLDVLDREGLVENSRVVGEYLLDRLAPLRSRATVRDVRGRGLMIGIELSPRGGKGPASILEVMTAVIGCRYRGLLVHPLLASGGIGLFPPLTLSLAEADQVAEVLDQVTAAG; encoded by the coding sequence GTGAGTGAGGCGTCCAGCGAAGTCGCGGAAGTCCCGGTCCCGTCGATTCCGGCGGATCCGGTGTGGAACCCGATGTCGGACTACTCGTTCATGGCCGAGCACGGCGTGCGGATCGTATCGGGCTCGGGTGTCCGGGTACGCGATGATCAGGGCAACGAGTACCTCAGCGGGACCGCCGGACTGTGGAATGTCACCTGCGGATTCGGCCATCCCGACATCCTGGACGCCATCACCAGCCAACTGCGGAAGCTGTCCTACGGCACGTTGTTCCTGTTCTCCCACGAGCCCGCCACCACCCTCGCCCGCAGGCTGCTGTCGATCGCGCCGCCCGGACTCACCAGGGTGCACTTCACCACCGGCGGCGCGAGCGCGGTGGAGACGGCGATGAAGGTGGTGCGCCGGTACTTCCGGCTGACCGGGGAGCCCGAACGACGGCTGATCGTGTCCCTGGACCGCTACTCCTGGCACGGCACGCTCTACGGCAGCATGAGCGTGACCGGCGAGGACATCGAACAGCGGGCCTACGGCGCCGATCTGAGCGGGGTGCGCAAGATCCCCACCCCGCGAATCGCCGACGATCCGCCCGGCGCGACCGCGCTGACCGCGTTCGCACAACTGGTCGACGCCGAGCGCGGGCGGATCGCCGCGGTCATCCTGGAACCGGTGCTGGCCTCCGGCGGAGTGATCCCGCTGCCGCCGGAGTTCGTCGCCGGGGTGAGCGAACTGTGCCGGGACAACGGGATCCTGCTGATCGCCGACGAGGTGGCCACCGGTTTCGGCCGGACCGGCCGGATGTTCGGCGGCGAGCACTACGACCTGCGCCCGGACGTGGTGGTGCTGTCCAAGGGCATCAACAGCGGCTATCTGCCACTGGGCGCGGCACTGTTCACCGAGGCGATCTTCGACGCGTTCCGGCGGGCCGGTTTGCCGTTGCTGCACGGGGAAACCCAGGGCGGCAACCCGGCGGCCTGCGCGGCCGCGATCGCCACCCTGGACGTGCTCGACCGCGAAGGGCTGGTGGAGAACTCCCGGGTGGTCGGCGAGTACCTGCTCGACCGGTTGGCGCCATTGCGATCGCGGGCGACCGTGCGGGATGTCCGGGGCCGGGGCCTGATGATCGGCATCGAGCTGTCTCCGCGCGGTGGCAAGGGTCCGGCCTCGATCCTGGAGGTGATGACCGCGGTGATCGGCTGCCGGTACCGGGGTCTGCTGGTGCACCCACTGCTGGCCAGTGGCGGCATCGGCCTGTTCCCGCCGCTGACGCTGAGCCTGGCCGAGGCCGACCAGGTGGCCGAGGTGCTCGACCAGGTCACGGCCGCCGGGTGA
- a CDS encoding VOC family protein, whose protein sequence is MTAGDQNIDSVLAGVAVADFEAAQSWYSKLFGREPDVVPTEGIAEWQLAPNAWVQLTENPDRAGKSSVVIGVRDLAAQVKSIEAAGFTAGAVEEYPGIVKTSTIFDAEGNEVTFVEELTE, encoded by the coding sequence TTGACGGCCGGAGACCAGAACATCGACAGCGTGCTCGCCGGCGTTGCGGTGGCTGATTTCGAAGCTGCGCAGTCCTGGTACTCGAAGCTTTTCGGACGTGAGCCCGACGTTGTGCCCACAGAGGGAATCGCGGAATGGCAGCTCGCGCCCAATGCCTGGGTGCAGCTCACCGAGAACCCGGATCGCGCCGGCAAGAGTTCGGTGGTGATCGGGGTCCGGGATCTCGCCGCACAGGTCAAGTCGATCGAGGCGGCCGGATTCACCGCGGGTGCGGTGGAGGAATACCCGGGCATCGTCAAGACGAGCACCATTTTCGACGCCGAGGGCAATGAGGTGACCTTTGTGGAGGAGTTGACCGAGTGA
- a CDS encoding diiron oxygenase gives MSTRRYALPVEQTKWSLSTSATVVFDWDYDPSQDRLLGLYERGKAKQWDANERIDWSIPFDPTSPEHEPDHFLPLFGSPVFEKMTKAERNEYRHHVTAFNNSMFLHGEQGALICAARVVETVPELDAKFYAATQVVDEARHVEVFSRLVREKIDLAYPISAPMKELLTAVLADPRADIVQLGMQVLIEGLALAAFALGRDSTTHPLFRAINAYVMQDEARHVAFGRIGLRDLYRELTAREIAEREEFVVDACHLMRDRLMGEEVFERLGLPVRDCLEHVEHSPFMRGFRTQLFSRIVPAVQDIGLCGPKVRRAFEDMGVIQFEAVDLDQTHARDDRVAEQVEAADAARVAQVAQTIEAGEQ, from the coding sequence GTGAGCACCAGGCGTTACGCGCTGCCCGTCGAGCAGACCAAGTGGTCGCTGTCCACCAGCGCCACCGTGGTCTTCGACTGGGACTACGACCCCAGCCAGGACCGGCTGCTCGGGCTCTACGAACGCGGCAAGGCCAAGCAGTGGGACGCCAACGAGCGGATCGACTGGTCGATCCCGTTCGACCCGACCTCGCCGGAGCACGAGCCCGACCACTTCCTGCCGCTGTTCGGCTCACCGGTCTTCGAGAAGATGACCAAGGCCGAGCGGAACGAGTACCGGCATCACGTCACCGCGTTCAACAACTCCATGTTCCTGCACGGCGAACAGGGCGCGCTGATCTGCGCGGCCCGGGTGGTGGAGACCGTGCCCGAGCTGGACGCCAAGTTCTACGCCGCCACCCAGGTGGTGGACGAGGCCCGGCACGTGGAGGTCTTCTCCCGGCTGGTCCGGGAGAAGATCGACCTCGCCTACCCGATCTCGGCGCCGATGAAGGAACTGCTCACCGCGGTGCTGGCGGATCCGCGGGCGGACATCGTGCAGCTCGGCATGCAGGTGCTCATCGAGGGCCTGGCGCTGGCCGCGTTCGCACTGGGCCGGGACTCCACCACACATCCGCTGTTCCGCGCCATCAACGCCTACGTCATGCAGGACGAGGCCCGGCACGTGGCCTTCGGCCGGATCGGGCTGCGCGACCTCTACCGCGAGCTGACCGCCAGGGAGATCGCCGAGCGGGAGGAGTTCGTGGTCGACGCCTGCCACCTGATGCGGGACCGGCTGATGGGCGAGGAGGTCTTCGAGCGGCTCGGGCTGCCGGTGCGGGACTGCCTGGAGCACGTGGAGCACTCGCCGTTCATGCGCGGGTTCCGCACCCAGCTGTTCTCCCGGATCGTGCCCGCGGTGCAGGACATCGGGCTGTGCGGGCCGAAGGTGCGGCGGGCCTTCGAGGACATGGGGGTGATCCAGTTCGAGGCGGTGGACCTGGACCAGACGCACGCCAGGGACGACCGGGTGGCCGAACAGGTGGAGGCCGCCGACGCCGCCAGGGTGGCCCAGGTGGCGCAAACGATCGAGGCGGGTGAGCAATAG
- a CDS encoding class I SAM-dependent DNA methyltransferase yields the protein MESETYGEVFAEVFDSVYGDIAPKDEIATLAELAGPGPVLELGVGTGRVAIPLAEAGLEVHGLDNSPRMLAALAAKPGGASVRTVTALLPDIPLSQRFRLISCVDNTLLLMRTQEQQLQCITNAAERLTEDGVLVLETLGQLDPNPAGGGILLIHMGQKSAVLWATEANSATQRFSTREIILADNQVRVLPFRGRLVSPAELDLMARLAGLRLRARWGGWGQEPFTSASFLAVSVFEKV from the coding sequence ATGGAGAGCGAGACCTACGGCGAGGTGTTCGCCGAGGTGTTCGACTCGGTGTACGGCGACATCGCGCCCAAGGACGAGATCGCCACCCTCGCCGAGCTGGCCGGGCCAGGACCCGTGCTGGAACTCGGGGTCGGCACCGGCCGGGTGGCCATCCCACTGGCCGAGGCCGGGCTGGAGGTGCACGGCCTGGACAACTCGCCGCGGATGCTGGCCGCGCTGGCCGCCAAACCCGGCGGCGCCTCGGTGCGCACGGTCACCGCGTTGCTGCCGGACATCCCACTGTCCCAACGGTTCCGGCTGATCTCCTGCGTGGACAACACGTTGCTGCTGATGCGCACCCAGGAACAGCAGCTCCAGTGCATCACCAACGCGGCCGAGCGACTCACCGAGGACGGCGTGCTGGTGCTGGAAACCCTGGGACAGCTCGATCCCAACCCCGCGGGCGGCGGGATCCTGCTCATCCACATGGGCCAGAAGAGCGCGGTGCTGTGGGCCACCGAGGCCAACTCGGCCACCCAGCGGTTCAGCACCAGGGAGATCATCCTGGCCGACAACCAGGTCCGGGTGCTGCCCTTCCGCGGCAGGCTGGTCTCGCCTGCCGAACTGGACCTGATGGCCCGGCTCGCGGGCCTGCGGTTGCGTGCCCGGTGGGGTGGCTGGGGTCAGGAACCCTTCACCAGCGCCAGTTTCCTCGCGGTGTCGGTCTTCGAGAAGGTGTGA
- a CDS encoding acyl-CoA thioesterase: MDLPAFEHRHLVTLEETNALGNVYFTHYLRWQGQCRELFLRTRAPEVLAELGERTLLVTTHCSCDYYAELHAFDEVLIRMRVGEVLQNRLTLLFEYLRAGQPIARGKQGLAWFTRDGDRPRPRPVPATLITAVAAAVAAYQRNGIPPETSPSGGGAHNPTEEDKDGRTIT; encoded by the coding sequence ATGGACCTCCCCGCCTTCGAGCACCGGCACCTGGTCACCCTCGAGGAGACCAACGCCCTCGGCAACGTCTACTTCACCCATTACCTGCGCTGGCAAGGACAGTGCCGGGAACTGTTCCTGCGCACCCGCGCGCCCGAGGTGCTGGCCGAACTCGGTGAACGCACCCTGCTGGTCACCACGCACTGCTCCTGCGACTACTACGCCGAACTGCACGCCTTCGACGAGGTGCTGATCCGGATGCGGGTCGGCGAGGTGCTGCAGAACCGGCTCACCCTGCTCTTCGAGTACCTGCGCGCCGGTCAGCCGATCGCGCGCGGCAAACAGGGCCTGGCCTGGTTCACCCGCGACGGTGACCGGCCCCGGCCCCGGCCGGTGCCCGCCACGCTGATCACCGCCGTGGCCGCGGCGGTGGCCGCCTACCAGCGAAACGGAATCCCGCCCGAGACTTCGCCGTCAGGCGGAGGTGCGCACAACCCGACAGAGGAGGACAAAGATGGTCGCACGATTACGTGA